One part of the Actinotignum schaalii genome encodes these proteins:
- a CDS encoding diaminopimelate dehydrogenase, which translates to MTHARIAINGYGNLGRGVEQALSLAPDLELVGVFTRREGVMTASGPAFPAAELTDPQLRARWTGKIDVVINCGGSKSDLDTQTPLVASGFNVVDSFDTHARIPAHFEQVDDAARAAGTLALISAGWDPGLFSLQRLLAEAVLPAGHSETFWGPGLSQGHSDAVRRVPGVKNAVQYTVPKEQVRAAALAGQTEGQLSAGDKHRRIVYVVLESGADPEAVRQAIVTMPNYFAEYETEVHVISEEEFAAEHTGMAHGGDVIRHGTTSPGTSHALHFNLALDSNPEFTGSVLVACARAVARMHTRGERGAVTLFDVPPALLHPANAAQLRADLL; encoded by the coding sequence ATGACACACGCGCGCATCGCGATCAACGGCTACGGCAACCTGGGCCGCGGGGTGGAACAGGCCCTCAGCCTCGCCCCCGACCTGGAGCTGGTGGGGGTCTTCACCCGCCGCGAAGGCGTTATGACCGCCTCCGGCCCGGCATTCCCCGCCGCCGAACTCACCGATCCGCAGCTGCGCGCCCGCTGGACCGGCAAAATCGACGTCGTTATCAACTGCGGCGGCTCAAAATCGGACCTCGATACGCAAACGCCGCTGGTCGCCTCCGGTTTTAACGTGGTGGATTCTTTTGATACACACGCGCGGATTCCTGCGCATTTCGAACAGGTCGACGACGCCGCCCGCGCGGCCGGCACCCTCGCTCTCATTTCCGCCGGTTGGGATCCGGGCCTATTTTCGCTTCAGCGGCTGCTGGCCGAGGCGGTTTTGCCGGCCGGGCACTCGGAAACTTTCTGGGGGCCGGGGCTGTCCCAGGGACATTCGGATGCGGTGCGGCGGGTGCCGGGCGTGAAAAACGCGGTGCAGTACACCGTTCCCAAGGAGCAGGTGCGGGCCGCGGCCCTGGCCGGGCAAACAGAAGGCCAGCTCAGCGCGGGCGATAAGCATCGCCGGATCGTTTACGTGGTCTTGGAGAGCGGTGCGGATCCGGAGGCGGTGCGCCAGGCCATCGTGACGATGCCGAATTACTTTGCCGAGTACGAAACTGAAGTCCACGTGATCTCCGAGGAGGAGTTCGCCGCGGAACACACCGGGATGGCGCACGGCGGTGACGTGATCCGCCACGGGACTACCTCGCCGGGGACCTCGCATGCCCTGCATTTCAACCTCGCGCTGGATTCCAATCCGGAATTCACCGGTTCGGTGCTGGTGGCCTGCGCCCGCGCGGTGGCGCGGATGCATACACGCGGGGAACGCGGCGCGGTTACCCTCTTCGACGTTCCGCCGGCTTTGCTCCATCCGGCCAACGCGGCGCAGCTACGCGCGGATTTGCTGTAG
- a CDS encoding TetR family transcriptional regulator, producing the protein MPKISAPTVREHREMMIARLVDAAEKILKDEPGKPLSAGAVAAAAGIARNSIYRYVGSVEDLRLLVLERNVPKWRAKVMGQVDMNAEPRERLA; encoded by the coding sequence ATGCCAAAGATTTCTGCACCAACGGTCCGCGAGCATCGGGAAATGATGATAGCCCGGCTCGTGGATGCGGCGGAAAAGATTCTCAAAGACGAGCCGGGCAAACCGCTCTCGGCCGGGGCGGTGGCTGCGGCTGCGGGTATCGCGCGCAACTCCATTTACCGCTATGTCGGATCGGTTGAAGACCTGCGCTTGCTGGTGCTCGAACGCAATGTGCCCAAGTGGCGCGCCAAGGTGATGGGCCAGGTGGATATGAATGCCGAACCGCGCGAACGCCTCGCGTAG